DNA sequence from the Lycium barbarum isolate Lr01 chromosome 5, ASM1917538v2, whole genome shotgun sequence genome:
AATGGAAGTATAGAATTGTTTGTTCATTTTTTTATTGAATTCTGCAAATAGGTCGGTGGGGAACATCAAACTCCCCACCTTGGAATACAATTATACTTTCtagtttttctcttcttttctcatttcccccccccccccccccccccccctttttttttccggAGGGGAGAGGTGGGGCTAGGTGTTTCTAGTTGCGGTATAATCTTTGCTTGTCAgaaaattgagtcatgattatccaCTTAAATATGTTCAGTTTCTCCGAAGGGTTTCGGGACATCTGCTGATAAACATTTCATGATGATTGCACAATTGGTATTGTTTTGTGTCATGCTTATTCCTCATGTGACAGCCTGTATCACTTGATGCTAGTGAGAGGCAGATGATCCCTTTTCTGTATTTGACATTATGGAAACATGTTTCAGGTGGGAAAACGTCTTCGACAATTGGCAAAACATCCGAGGGAGAAGATCCAGGCGTTGGCATCTGATGTGGTTCAGAACTGGAAGAATATAATCGTAAAAGAAACTCTGAAAAATAAGAACAGCAATGGAGTGAACGGGGAATCTGTAAAAGATGAATGTGCTGGTGCTACTGCTAATGGAGCCACTAAATCTCAAAGAGCGGAGTCGGTCAAGGTTGAAAAGGTGTCTAGGGTTGATAATGTAAAAGTTGAGAGAACGACTTCAAAATCTGAGAAAGTAGTAAAGTCAGAAAGTTCCTTTGCTGAGAAAAAGGTTGAGCGTGTTAGTGTTGCGAACAGTGAAAAGAGTAATTCTACTGTGGCAAGTGCGGCTCCGCCGAAGTTGGGCGCTCTAATTTATTGCAAGGATTCTGTGAGGGACAAAGTCCGGGAAATCCTTGCAGAAGCTTTATGCAAAGTCGTAGGTGAAGTTGATGAGGATTTGAGGGATGAGGTTAATTTATGTGATCCATATAGAGTTGCAGTTCAGGTAGAAACTGCAATGTTTGAGAAGTGGGGTAGATCTAATGGAGCCCAGAAGTTCAAGTACAGGTCTATAATGTTTAACATTAAGGATCAAAACAATCAAGATTTCCGGAGAAAAGTCCTTCTTGGGAAGTTTCCTCTTCATCGCATAACTGAACTGACACCAGAAGAAATGGCAAGCGAGGAAAGGCAAAAGCAGAAtgagaaaattaaagaaaaagcgTTATTCAATAGCGAACGTGGACTTCCTGCACAGGCTAGTACTGATAAGTTCAAGTGTGGTAGGTGTAGAAAGAATCAATGCACCTACTATCAGATGCAAACGCGGAGTGCAGATGAACCTATGACCACTTACGTGACATGTGTGAACTGCCAAAATCGTTGGAAGTTCTGTTAAATTTGAGCCAGTGTGTCCATGTATCACTTACTGGCATTACATTGTGAGCTTCATAGATAGGTACCTTCTCTTAACCATGATGTAGTTCGTAgttcattttttcattttcttcGTGGAGGCAATCTCAATATGCACGCATGTGATCGCCGAGGTATTTTATTGTTGTGGGATGTTATGACATTGTATTTTTCTCATTCCTAGAATAAAAAAAATTTGCTCGACAGAAAATGCAGAGTTGTATTGGAAAGAAGCAGAAAAAATATTAGATGCAGTTGTGAGCAACTATTCACTGTTTTCTTTTGGTATATTattatgttttttattgagccgagggtctttcggaaacagccgtcctaccttggtaggagtaaggtctgcgtacactctaccctccccagaccccacgttgtgggatttcactgggttgttgttgttgttgttgatcatAGATTCTATTGACTGGATTTACAAAATATGCAAATCCGTTGGGTGCATTGCCTGGATTCTTATTCTATACTTTTCCTTTTTTACCCTTTTACACAACTATAATTGTGGATTGTAGGAAATAACTCTTGCATTATCCAGAACAAACATAGCAAAAAACAAAGCCGCAACTACAAGAATTAATTTTTCCAGAAACAGTTCTTTCAAAACTATATTCATTCGCACATTTCCAGAAAAAAGAACAGTCCTGACAGTTTTTTGGGATGGTTGCGTGTAACGTGGTTTATTCTTCAGGTTGTTGGTGTGTAATCTTATAACACAGTCCTAACAGTCTTTTTGGATGGTTGCGTGTAACGTGGCTTATTCTTCAGATTGTTGGTGTGCCATTTtataaacggaaaagggtcaaaattacccttgaattttgaaaaataattcatccatacccttcgttatactttagggtcaattatatccttacagttatactatgggtcAATTATAaccttatgtctaactgctgccacgtggcatcatcccagccgtTCAAAATTATTttgccctcaaataattttttacccactaaaataactcaactcgactcgattttttttttccagcaaaaataatacggataatttttctagcaaaataaaataaaaataattccgtattatttttgctggaaaaaaaaattcgggttggattgagttattttagtgggtaaaaaattatttgagggtacaataattttgaagggctaggatgatgccacgtggcaacagttAGACATAAGGATATAATTgatcccatagtataactgtaagggtataattgaccctaaagtataacgaagggtatgaatgaactatttttcaaagttcagaggtaattttggcccttttccgttttataAAATGATAAGAAATTCCCAATACGTTCTTCTTTGCAATATTGTGAGTTATTTTTCATATTGCTGGTGCGTGTTATTTTAAAACGACGGAAAACGATTCAATATTTATTCAGTGAAGTGATACTCCTATAATGTATCATGGCATTCATTAAAACCATACATTATTTCACCATGAGTAAAAACCATCCAAACAAGGAGTTAAAATACTACTAGTATTTTAAAGTCCATCTCAAAGATTTTTACAGGGAAGAGAGCTACTTACCAAAGAACGAAAACAAGAAGAGGAGAAACAAATTAAGTCATGCAACAAAAGTCATGGCATTGATGCATACATAGTACtagaaggatatatatatatatattacccgAGTTTCTACATATATCTGTTGTCACCTTTATTCTTTGCCAATTACAAACATTTGAACTGTTGTATACATGTGTAGAAGAGTATCAAAGTCACAACTATATGCTACTAGCCATATCTCTCTCTCTAAGAGCTTGAAAAACTTTAGAACTCTTGTCAAATATCTGAGCCCTCCTATTATAATCTGTTGGTTCTTTGCCCTCATCCTCACCCATAATTGCTTCTCTTTCCAAACACTCCAACAATTCAACTATTCCACCACTTATCCCTTTACACTTGCCCTCCATTCTCCTCATTTCGATCAATTCTTTTTCCATATCCATATCATCCTGATTTATTTCCAACTCCAACTTAGAAACTGTGGGTCCCTTTGCACACTTCAACTTGGAAAATTTACGTGATTCTTCGTTGTGCAAAGGTTGAACTGAAGAAATCTTGAAAATTGGTGCAAGGAAACTAGAAGGTGGAGAAAAAGGGTGAAATTTAGCTTTGGTGTTACCAAGACAATAAGAATCCATAGCTTTAAAATTAACAAAGAAATATTTTCCCGAGACAATATATGTCGAGGTATTCAAAATTTGTGTACTTGGTACTAGATTAGGATTTGAGAGAGTTAAGGATGTTCTTTTATAGATGAGGATGAAGAGCGGAAATGGGTCGGCGCCACGTGGAAGGCAGTGGTTGAGGTGGTCATTTTTTCATACGCGTTTGTTTCAAACTGATATATTTTTGGCGTGTGTAATTAGTTTGTTGCATTGAAGTGGTCATCCTAACGCATGCAATATAGTCATAAATAATGATGTGGCAACTAGGCCCCACTAAGtctttgtttttttaatttcacAAATAATTACTCGTGTATTCAAGaattttctccatataatattGGGATATTGAAAAGAGATTCTATTTCTATTCTACTATACTATAAATGGCGATAAGCACACAGTAGGTCAACATGGCTGCTTTGGCATTTTGAGGGCAGTTTAGTCGATAAGCAGAATTGGAGCAATTCCATTGGCTAAAAGGTAACGTGCCGTGGCTTACTTTTTTGTTGTACATGTTAATAGCCAATATGATATAATACAAAATATATTGAAAGAATAAGAAGAGTAATTCAGGGCTTCTTCTTTTTGTCGCATATTTAAATTTGATTAAGTATATAGTTTAGTAAAAGCTAGCCTAATTAACTCATATGCTAAATTGTGAGGATAACATATTATAAAGTTACTTTTCCATTTGTTATTCTACATATTAATTTATTTAAAGGCGAATTAAATTTAGGCTATACACAAAAATTGGTGCAGGCTTATGTAGCATTtagaaaataaaaatttaaaatttgttCATATTCATTTCTTCTTTAAAGTACGGATTAGTTTGATTTTGCGGCTTAGTTTGATTGTTCTATGTTTACAATTGAAAGTAAGAAAAATAATGAACCAGCTGTTTCCATTTTGAGTCTTAACTCATTAGTAATAATacaaaaatattttaatattttattaaatttatataGAGTAATTTTGCTTTTTCTAATAGCATTGTGTCAGCATTACATCTTAAAAATTGAAGAATACCTATATATTAATGACTTTTT
Encoded proteins:
- the LOC132640447 gene encoding transcription elongation factor TFIIS-like; translated protein: MEKELIELFERVKRAADAAAVDGGAEESRCLDVLKELKKFPVNYQLLVSSQVGKRLRQLAKHPREKIQALASDVVQNWKNIIVKETLKNKNSNGVNGESVKDECAGATANGATKSQRAESVKVEKVSRVDNVKVERTTSKSEKVVKSESSFAEKKVERVSVANSEKSNSTVASAAPPKLGALIYCKDSVRDKVREILAEALCKVVGEVDEDLRDEVNLCDPYRVAVQVETAMFEKWGRSNGAQKFKYRSIMFNIKDQNNQDFRRKVLLGKFPLHRITELTPEEMASEERQKQNEKIKEKALFNSERGLPAQASTDKFKCGRCRKNQCTYYQMQTRSADEPMTTYVTCVNCQNRWKFC
- the LOC132640450 gene encoding uncharacterized protein LOC132640450, which gives rise to MDSYCLGNTKAKFHPFSPPSSFLAPIFKISSVQPLHNEESRKFSKLKCAKGPTVSKLELEINQDDMDMEKELIEMRRMEGKCKGISGGIVELLECLEREAIMGEDEGKEPTDYNRRAQIFDKSSKVFQALRERDMASSI